From Quercus lobata isolate SW786 chromosome 11, ValleyOak3.0 Primary Assembly, whole genome shotgun sequence:
CAAGCTTGGCAATCTATTCTTGGGGAAAAAGAGAACTCCCCCTCATGGAAGCCCCCTCCTCTTGGATGGATCAAATGTAACTTTGATGCAGCAGTGAAGCCTGATAAGGTGGTGCTGGCAGTGGTTTGCAGAGACAGCAATGGATCCATAGTAGTAGCTGATTCTCAAGAAGAATGCCCAGATGAGCCCTTATGGGCGAAATCTAAAGCAACTCTCTTAGCAGCTAGTTTGGCTCGTAGAGAAGGTTTTGCTAGAGTTGTGATCGAAGGAGATGCCCAATCAGTGATAAAGGCTATTCTAAACCCATCTACAACTCCTCATTGGTCCATCAATGCTATTATAGAGGATATCTGGCTGACTCTAAACTCTTTTGTATGTTGGAATGCCTCTTTTGTTTTTAGAGATTCTAACTGTGTAACTCATTCCCTTGCCCAATGGGCTTACTTTTGTAATAGTTTTGGATCCCCTCCTCTCTCTGTTGTTTCTGGCTTGGTGGAAGGAGGTGAAGGCTAATTCTCTCCCCTTCCCTTGCTTCTGTATGTTTctgctttcttttcttgtgtCAATATATgtcttattcaaaaaaaaaaaaaaaaaaaaaaaaaaaaaaaaaaaaaaaaaagtttactttTCCATCCTGCGAAAAgtcacttttgtttttattatttattttttgataagtacgaAAAGCACAGATAAAGTTACCCATTTTAATATCAAaccttttaaaataatatgCATATGATGTAACATGTGGATGCACATCTCAATAAAACGATTCTGGGACGGTGGTCATATCTCTGACTTTAAtgctttcatttaaaaaataaaaccatttcttTAATGCAAATAATTCAGCTTTTGctttatttgcaattttttatttttatttgtccGGGGAGAATCAAGCAAGATACtgatttttaatattcttttctgatttttcttaaatttttaataaaaaattacgtttataataaattttaaataataaattgttattaattcttATAAAAGAAAGTTATTAataattctaatttaaacttaatattaaaattatttttttcttaaaaaattttttttactcaataatACCATTagtaacaactaaccacttcaaatttatggtaaaaatatatcattaatGCCCAACCGGTTGCACTTTCCAAGGTCCTTCTTTTGACATAAAGACCAATCGTAGGCCTCTacaattttttagaagaaaatagaATGTGAAAGCTTTGTTATGTTCGGCAGTTTGTCTATAAGAAGAAGGCTTTGAACGACCCAATATTCTCCAAACCTTCCTATTCTCTGTGTGTTTCGGTCAGAGAGAGATATTAAAGATGGGTTCCATTACAGCATCTACAAAACCTCATGTAGTTTGTGTAGCATACCCACTTCAAGGTCACATAAACCCAATGATCAAGCTAGCAAAACTCCTCCACCATAAAGGGTTTCACGTAACTTTTGTCAACACAGAGTACAACCACAAACGCTTACTCAGGTCTAGAGGCCCCAACACCCTCGATGGCTTGGCTGACTTTCACTTCGAAACCATTATCGATGGGCTGCCACCGGTAGATGCTGATGTTAGCCAAGACGTTCCTTCTCTTTGTGACTCCACCTCAAAGCATTCGCTAGTTCCACTTTGCAACCTCCTTTCCAAACTCAACGACACTTCGTCTTCGAACGTGCCGCCTGTGACTTGTATGGTGGCAGATGGTTGTATGTCCTTCAGTCTTGATGCTGCTGAAAAATTCGGAATTCCGATTGCCCTTTTCTGGACTCCTAGCTCGTGCGGCGTCTTGAGCTATATGCACTATCGCCATCTAGTTGAACGAGGTTTAATCCCCCTCAAAGGTATGATTTTGTATCATCATATATTGAAAGTGGTATTTGATAACACACCTCTCTCATCTGTATCATTAATATCACGTCAGATTATTATACATGTTAACTtcaattaaaaatcaaacatacAAATGAGaactatatatttaaaagatgTGCATAGGTGATCTGCAATAACACATCTTAATTATCAAgtttgatgtttttatttttttttaatttgtatgttagttttaatattttaatattgcGGTGGGTTATTCACTAAAGTCAACAGTACTTTTACTTGATTCACAGATGTAAGCGACCTAACAAATGGATACTTGGAAACTCCAATAGATTGGATTCCTGGAATGAAAAATATACGTCTTAAggattttccaaattttattagAACTACAGATAAGAATGATATTATGGTTAACTTCCTCATTCATGAAACTGAGAGAGCTCCAAGAGCTTCAGCTGTCATTTTGAACACATTTGATCCATTTGAACAAGATGTGTTGGATGCTATGTCCTCAATGCTTCCTTGTATATACACAATTGGCCCACTTGTGTTGCTCGCTGATCAGATTAAGGACGATAAATTGAAATCAATAAGGTCCAATCTATGGAGAGAAGAACAGGGATGTCTAGAATGGCTAAATTCAAAAGAACCCAACTCTGTAGTATATGTAAATTACGGTAGTATAACTATCATGACACCTGAGCAACTTATTGAGTTTTCTTGGGGGTTAGCAAACAGTGAAAAACCCTTCTTGTGGGTTATAAGGCCTGATCTTGTGGGAGGAAATTCGGCTGTTGTTCCTCATGAATTCGTTACCAAAACTAAACATAGAAGTATGTTAGCAAGTTGGTGTTCCCAAGAACAAATCCTAAAGCACCCATCAATAGGGGGGTTTTTAACGCATAGTGGGTGGAATTCAACGCTTGAAAGTGTATGTAGTGGAGTGCCAATGATCTCTTGGCCCTTCTTTGCCGAGCAACAGACAAACTGTCGATACTGCTGTACTGGTTGGGGCATTGGAATGGAAATAGATAATAATGTTAAGAGAGATGAAGTGGAGAATCTTGTAAGAGAGTTAATGGACAGTGAAAAAGgtaaagaaatgaagaaaaaggcAATGGGGTGGAAGACAAAGGCTGAAGATGCTGTCAAACCTGGCGGTTCTTCTTACCAGAACTTGGACAAATTGATAGCCGAAGTTCTATTAGCTGGAAGTGCTTAAGCCATACAAAATTTACTTTCTATATAGCTTTGAATGAACTAGCATTCTCAGTATCACTATCATTTACTGCatgtgtttatttatatatataatcgatTCCCACTTTTGTTGTAATAAATTCCAattaaattgtgtaatttatttactttctatATAGCTTTGAATGAACTAGCATTCTCAGTATCATTTACTACatgtgtttatttatatatataattgattccCACTTTTGTTGTAATAAATTCCAattaaattgtgtaatttttttttttttggggtgaaaaTTTGAACTGTGtaatatatataaccgaaacttttgaatctcccacaattttccacatcagcatttatttatttattttttaatttgatttatattttttttattttttattccaaacCATTTACTCATGTCagcattattaatttaaaaataaaaacaaaatctcatTATTTCCCCCCACCAAATACGCATTACAAAACCGGTACTTCTTCAAAACctaaacataaaagataaaaccGATACTTATTCAAAATCTCTCCTCTTCTAACATGCACATCACCTTCCCCTAAACCTAAACTCACCCTTTACttccccaaaatcaaaacccaaaactcaaattctcCCATTGCCACCGCCGCCACCACGGATTGCCACCACCACGTGCGGATTGCCGCCACTGCATCTTTTGGTTTTCCTGTATTATGCAACTCATTCTCTACctgttattgtttttaattgaaaattaaactCCATACCCAATGCCCAAGTATGCTtgctttcctctttctcttttctctgaATTTAAGTTTGTCAATTGAAACCAAACAGAGGAAAGGCAGCCTACTTAATGATGAAAACAGGGgaaatatttctctttttttttttttcttttttttttttttttaatttggaaatatgatttaggttttggtATTGTGGTctgattggttttgatttaggaAGAACAGATGCTTGACATTGATTTGTAAAgcctttgctttttttttttttagttagggtTATTTTAGGTAGGTTACCGATggttgtttttctttgattttttaaattcctccgtttaaattatttaacaaatttaccATCTTTGGCTCATATATTTGTTTCACGTTGACTCATAAAGTTTATTTTGATGTTGAGATTGGTGGAAAGCTTGCTAATAATGCTCTAttccattactttttttttttttttttttggtaaaagaaagagacttgctttgttggaaaaaaaaaaaggatattttACTTTGATATTGTAGAAGTATTTTGCCAATTCCATGTTGGAATTGGCTGTGAGTAATGGGTAtcaaaagttgtgaaatttaagGATATAGTGCTGTTAGAGGAATTGTGATCATGTTTAATATGATACTCTTTAAATCTT
This genomic window contains:
- the LOC115966580 gene encoding uncharacterized protein LOC115966580; this encodes MWGNQPVDSIKLSTQINKVFIQHKQAWQSILGEKENSPSWKPPPLGWIKCNFDAAVKPDKVVLAVVCRDSNGSIVVADSQEECPDEPLWAKSKATLLAASLARREGFARVVIEGDAQSVIKAILNPSTTPHWSINAIIEDIWLTLNSFVCWNASFVFRDSNCVTHSLAQWAYFCNSFGSPPLSVVSGLVEGGEG
- the LOC115967545 gene encoding 7-deoxyloganetin glucosyltransferase-like, producing MGSITASTKPHVVCVAYPLQGHINPMIKLAKLLHHKGFHVTFVNTEYNHKRLLRSRGPNTLDGLADFHFETIIDGLPPVDADVSQDVPSLCDSTSKHSLVPLCNLLSKLNDTSSSNVPPVTCMVADGCMSFSLDAAEKFGIPIALFWTPSSCGVLSYMHYRHLVERGLIPLKDVSDLTNGYLETPIDWIPGMKNIRLKDFPNFIRTTDKNDIMVNFLIHETERAPRASAVILNTFDPFEQDVLDAMSSMLPCIYTIGPLVLLADQIKDDKLKSIRSNLWREEQGCLEWLNSKEPNSVVYVNYGSITIMTPEQLIEFSWGLANSEKPFLWVIRPDLVGGNSAVVPHEFVTKTKHRSMLASWCSQEQILKHPSIGGFLTHSGWNSTLESVCSGVPMISWPFFAEQQTNCRYCCTGWGIGMEIDNNVKRDEVENLVRELMDSEKGKEMKKKAMGWKTKAEDAVKPGGSSYQNLDKLIAEVLLAGSA